One window of the Nocardia huaxiensis genome contains the following:
- a CDS encoding NADP-dependent oxidoreductase: MATAIVAAAYGGPEVLTAVEVEVSPPGAGEVTVEVRAAGVNPFDYKRYSGAFGNDPAALPLRLGGEASGVVTAVGDGAEGPAGPIRVGDEVVVRGEGTYATVVNVAAAKVVPKPAEVSWEVAAGVLATGGTAVHTLVATNVRAGDTVLVHGAAGSVGSIAAQLAVARGARVIGTAAPNRHERLRAYGVEPVAYGPGLADRVRALAPDGVDAAIDTVGTDEAVDVSLELVADRQRIATIVAFGRAGEAGIKALGFGPGADPGVAVRGNAWRELLELLAAGKLEVVIAATYPLAEAAAAHEFVRAGHAGGKVILLP; encoded by the coding sequence ATGGCTACTGCGATCGTTGCGGCCGCGTATGGCGGTCCTGAGGTACTGACGGCTGTCGAGGTGGAGGTTTCGCCGCCGGGGGCGGGGGAGGTCACCGTCGAGGTGCGGGCGGCGGGGGTGAATCCGTTCGATTACAAGCGGTATAGCGGGGCGTTCGGGAACGATCCTGCGGCGCTGCCGCTGCGGCTGGGTGGGGAAGCCTCGGGTGTGGTGACCGCTGTCGGTGATGGGGCGGAGGGGCCTGCGGGACCGATCAGGGTGGGCGATGAAGTCGTTGTGCGTGGTGAGGGCACCTACGCGACCGTGGTGAATGTGGCTGCGGCCAAGGTGGTGCCGAAGCCTGCCGAGGTGAGCTGGGAGGTGGCGGCGGGGGTGCTCGCCACCGGTGGAACCGCTGTTCATACGTTGGTCGCCACGAATGTGCGGGCCGGGGACACGGTGTTGGTTCACGGTGCGGCGGGCAGTGTCGGGTCGATCGCGGCGCAGCTCGCGGTGGCCCGGGGTGCGCGGGTGATCGGCACCGCCGCGCCGAATCGGCATGAGCGGCTTCGGGCTTACGGGGTGGAGCCGGTGGCGTACGGGCCGGGGCTGGCGGATCGGGTGCGGGCGCTCGCGCCGGACGGTGTGGATGCCGCGATCGACACCGTCGGAACCGATGAGGCCGTGGATGTCTCGCTCGAGCTGGTCGCGGACCGGCAGCGGATCGCCACCATCGTCGCCTTCGGCCGCGCCGGGGAGGCGGGCATCAAGGCGCTCGGGTTCGGACCCGGAGCCGATCCGGGGGTCGCCGTCCGGGGCAACGCGTGGCGGGAACTGCTCGAGCTGCTGGCCGCCGGCAAACTCGAGGTGGTCATCGCGGCCACGTATCCGCTGGCCGAGGCCGCGGCGGCGCACGAATTCGTGCGGGCCGGGCATGCGGGCGGCAAGGTGATACTGCTGCCCTGA